The sequence TGAATGCACTTAACGTTTTCTTTCGTCAATTCCGCGATTCTAAAACGGACTTGAGCAAGCTCTCTAAAGAAGATTTCCACCATAAAAATACCCAGTTACCTATTGAAATCACAGTTACTTTCAATTCATTATCAGCAGAAGCGAAATCTGACTTAGCGGATTACGTTAGGCAGGGTAAGCTAATTGTCACAGCAAAAGCTGAATATGACCCAGCTACTGAGCGCGCTGATGTGAAGCAATATGGTAACCGAATGGTTATATCTGGTTTCAGTGCTTGGTTCGATGCAAACAAGCAGAAAGCAAAAGTTCCCGAGCTCAAGGCTATTTATCAAAATTTGAAAAATACGTTTTCAGGCTTGGCTGACGTAAAAACCAAAGGTGATATGGAAGTCGCTCTCCATGACTATGAAGCTAAAAATCCGCAGTTGTGCACTTTGGTTCCAAGTGAGGACCAGTTTTATGGAGCAAGTAAAGGCGCCAATAAAATCGCTCCATACCTAGAGTGGGTTTTTGTTTCGGCATCGAAAGACTTTTCAGAAGAAGCTGAACAAACGAAAGGCTCTGCACTTGATCAACTCTTGAACCGTGTTCTTGGTACAAAAGTAACGTTTAAAGACAAAGTCAGCCAATTGAAAGAAGAGTACAGAGTTTCTTATAAAAAGATGCTCGAAGAAGAGCAACCTGCGCTACAAGAAATATCAGATTCACTAGGAATTAAGCTCAGAAAGTGGTCAAACCCAGACGCAAGTGCTCAAATTGTATGGAATGAAGACCCAGAAAAGTCAGTGAAAATTGAAGAACCTAAAGCTCTGGTGGTGATAAGTGAGAAAGGATTTGAGGGCGAATTATCAAGATTTGGACATGGCATGCAACGTTCCTATCTGCTTAGCGTACTTCAAGAGTTGTCAGACGCTAATACCGCGAAATCACCGACACTAGTAATTGCAGTTGAGGAGCCCGAGCTATACCAACATCCGCCTCAAGCAAGATACTTAGCTCAGCTATTACAAGAATTGGATGATTCCCAAGTAATGGTTTGCACCCACAGCCCGTACTTTATTCCTGTCGAACGTTTTGAGTACTTAAGGGTCGTTCGTGAAGAGGGGGTACCTTGCGAATCAAAAGTCAAAAGCGTCACCTATAAGAAACTATCAGATACCCTACATGGTTCAGGGCAAGTTTTGCTAAGAGAAACTGGGATGTTAGCCAAGCTTTACCCTAACTTAAAGCCAGAAATCAATGAGATGTTCTTTTGTAAGAAACTAATCCTCGTTGAGGGAATTGAAGATGTTGCTTACATTCGTACGTATATAGAGCTGATGGGAAAAACAGATGAATTTAGGCTTGGTGGCTTCCATATAATTCCAGTTGGGGGTAAAAGTGAATTGCTTAAACCAATTGCTTTGGCTAAACATCTTGGTATTGATGTATATGTGGTTTGTGATGCTGACACAAACAAAACAGTAGAAGGTGAAGTGGTTAAGCATAAGAAAGATAACGCATCAATTCTCCATTTGCTAGGTCATGATAAAGCTTTACATTGGTCGGAAGAAACACATCGATTCAGCAATCTGACAATGTGGACACATAATATCACAGTAACAATTGGCCCAGAATTTGGACCAAAATGGAAAGGTTTTGAAGATAAAGCAGCAGCACATTATGGTAACGCAAAAGGATTGAAGAAAAACCCTTTAGCCGTATCTAAAGCTTTGATTGAAGCATGGGATAGCGGCTGCCGTTCACAAGAGTTGCAAAATCTCGTATATCGCATACTTCAACTTGGAACTGAAGTCGAAGTTAAAATGGACAGTGCTATTGAAGAGCCAACAACAGTGTAATGTTTTCGATGTGTTGCAAGCCCGCGAACTGCGAGCCTTTTGTATCTATTCAAATTTATTCTAGACGGTACTAGTACGAACAACTAAGGTACAGACGAAGCAGCTCAATAGTTTTACCAACTAGTAAAAACCTTAAAGTTATCGTCGATAAACTTGAAGATTCTTATTGGGAAGCTTGTTGACGATTGTTCGTAATAAAATTGAACTGGATGATAGAAGCTCAAAACAGAATTCAACGTGTGTCGCCAACAAGAAACACGGTGGCGTGTGTAAAATCTGAAAAAGAAACGACAGCAATGCCCACAAGGTTTACACACAGCGCGGTAAATCATGAGTACAAGAAGATGTAAGACAGACAGAACAAATGTTCGTGTTGATCGACTTTGTTTAAACGAATCATGTAGATGTTGGCCACACATATAATGATTGGGTTAAAAGAGCATTTAGAGAATGCTGGTGAACTCAATATGCTTGAGGCACCAGTTGTATTAAGGGTTTAAGAGGAAACGATGACATTTTAACTTTGGAAAATAGTGACATTACTATCTGGGGCTTACACTCTCTGTCAATCCCATTTTAAAATGTCCTCATTTGTCCCAAATAGAAATGTCCCGTTGTTAGGTCTTTTGACTGGAGGCTTTGAAGGGTTCAGTGAGGACAGGGTTGATGGTTCGAGGGGCGGTTTGTAAGGCTCTTTGTTGTGCACGGCGCTTGGGCGCTTTCTTACTCCGGGTTCGTTGCTGTTGTTGTTCGAATTCTTGTTGTTGTTGCTGAGCAAATTTTAAAACTTGGCCGAGGCGTTTGTTGTCGACGATTTGGGTTTGTTGAACGTGCTCGAGTTTGTCGAAGGTTTTGAATTCGAGTTTTCGATGCCCGTATTGGATGGCGATTTCACCGTTTGGGTAGTCGAGTACCTTCACGGTTTCGTGCGTTAATCGGCTGTTTTCTTCGGTGGGCTCAATGAGGTAAATCACTTTATCGTATTGAAATGTCAGCGATTTTGATAGCTTGCGGCTTTCTTGCCAACTGAAAATATCGTCGAGTTCTTGCTTGGACTCTCGAACCGGGCGATGCATGTCTTTTGGGTATTGAGCGGGCTTAGCAAAGCGGTGGTTAAAATCGGCGATGAAGTAGGGAAGCCAGGTGTTGGCTTGCTCGATGGTGTTGATGCCTTGTAAGCGCATCTCTTTAACCAGCCGGTCTTGCAACGTGAGATTGGCTCGCTCAACACGGCCTTTGGCTTGGGAGCTGTTGGCACAAATGAGTTCTATCGCCAGCTCTTTCAGCACTCGCCCGTATTGGGTTTGGCCAACTTGTTTGTGTTTCTCCTGATTCACTCGAAATATGGAGTGTTTGTCGCTGTAAAATGCGATGGGTTTACCGTGCTCATTGAGGTATTCACGCGTCGCCAACATGTAGTCAAACGCGGATTCCGTTTCGCTGAATCTGAGGTTCATCAAGCGGCCAGTCGCATCGTCAATGAACACCAATAGGCAGCATTTGTCGCTGCGGCCTTCAAACCAGTCATGATGGGAGCCGTCAATTAGGATAAGTTCACCCAAGCAATCACGACGGTAACGTGGCTGATAGACTCGAGGTTTTCGTTGTGCATGTGGAAGCCACAGTCCGTCGGCGATCATCCATTGACGTAAAGTTTCGTTTGATACGGGTAAGTTGTGCAGCTCAGATAATTTTTCTTGAGCGAGTGTTGGTGAAAAGTCGCTGTAGTTTTCGCGGACAAGGCTTAACACCGCGTTTCGATAATCACTGGAATACCTATGGTTGCTAGGCTTACCGCGAGCGCGATGAGCCAATCCGCTTGCGCCGTATTTACGAAGTCGGTTCATCAAACGCCGGATATGACGCGCAGATAGATTCAAAATGACAGCAGCGTCAACTTGGCGTAGTCGTTTTTCACGTACGTCAGTCAGAACCTTAAATCGATAAATATCTTTTTCACTCATAGTAATAAGCATCCGGATAACTCCTAAGCAGACCAATATAGGTAAGCTTAGGAGGACATTTTAAAATGGCTCAAACCGGACATTACTAAATTGCTCTAACAGCCTTAGTGCGTATTATATACGTTATGTTAAATTGTTTTTGGCAATTATAAGGCAGGTGTCTTTATGTCATGCCCTGCCTTTATTTAGTGTTGGTGGTCTCTGGATTATACTGTGTATTTAACCATAATGGCTATTTACCATAAAATACCTAATAACCAGTGATAATAATCTTCGATTTCACCCCTGGTATTAGTTAGAGCTTAACCGCCAGCAAATTTAACTTTGTAGCCTTTCTTTTCAAGATGCGCTTTGAGCTTGTCACGAGCGTCGCCTTGAATCTCGATGTTACCATCTTTTGCTGAGCCGCCACAGCCACATACTTTTTTTAGTTCTGCCGCCATTAACTTTAATGGTGCGTCATCTAGGTCTAAGCCTGTTACGATAGAAACGCCTTTGCCTTTACGGCCTTTGGTTTCTTTTTGGATTCGAACAATACCATCACCTTTAGGGCGCTGGACTTTCTCTTCTTCAGGTTTAATACGACCTGTTTCAGTTGAATATACTAGGCTCATAATTTTACTTCTTTTGCTGTGCTGCTTTTTGTTTTGCGAGTAAGAAAGCCTCTATATGACGCTGGATTGCAATCTTGCCACCTTTGATTAGGCGCCCGTTAAACATGCAATACCAAGCGTTAGGCTCACCGGTATCATTTTTTATTTGGTAACCATGGAAGTTTTCAGTTAAGCCGCCACCAGACGCTCTCGACCTGTTTAACGCTGTGAACTCTTTCGGGTCAATAAGGGTCGCAGTATCAATCCACCAATCAATACTCTTTTTCACAGCAGGTAAATTGCCTTGAATAATGTTGTTTTTTAGCTTGGCACGCCAAACGGTGTTGTTTGCATCCGCTGATTGTAGAGGAACGCCTCGGTAAACTGAATTCGCCATATCCATTGATCATTGTTTTGTTTTCATTACGTTAATCATAAGTATACTTCTAATGATATCAAGCATAATATGGTAAAAACACCTGTTGAGGTACGGTAATTTGAGAAAAAAAGTCCCGATTTTAACCGACTCTGTGACAATTAATTCATTTGTTGAAAAATTAAACAGCCACGCGACAATTGAAATTATAGATGAGTTAACAGGATATCAGTACTCTCGAAACTCCTTGTTGGGTATCTACAGTGATTGGAATCGCTACCACGCGTTTTGTACTAAAAATCGTATCAACACACTCCCTGCATCCATCACTGCTGTTCGGCGTTTTCTTGAGACTGAATCCAGTGAAAGAAAATTCGCGTCTTTGAAACGTTACACTGCAACACTTAGCATGTTACATACTGTGTTTAGCTTTTCCAACCCAATCAAGCATAGGCAAGTTCGCTTTACCCTGCTCCACTTGCAAGCCAGGATGGCTGGTGATGCGAAACAAACCAATGCGATGACATCCACACACCTCACAGAGTTAAACACGTTACTTTCCCATGAGAAATCGAGCTTAAAAGAGATCCGAGATATCGCGATTTATAATGTGATGTTCGAGTGTGCTTTAAAGCGATCAGAACTAAAGACGTTGTTGATGGATAATGTGGATAGCGTTGAGAATGATTACCAGATCACAATAAAAGATTCAGTGTATAGGCTGTCGCGAGTAGCAAGCGCCGCACTTGAACGTTGGTTTTCGTTTACTGGAACACAAGACGAGTTGCCTGTGTTTCGTGCGATAGATAAACATGAAAATATCAGTCTACAACCTTTAGATGATTCGTCGATCTACAGAATATTGAGAAGAGCAAGTGACTTACTTCAATTGGCTGACAACCACCACTTCTCCGGGAACTCTATTCGTGTAGGTGCTGCTCAAGAACTGTCGAAACAAGGCCTTAAAGTGAGAGAAATCCAAGATTTTGGTCGTTGGCTCAGCCCTGCAATGCCTGCGCAATATGTGGGTTATTCGGGTACATCTGAGAGTGAGAAGATGAAGTTTAAAGCACTAATCCCTTGGCAATAAGCTGATGGCCTTGTTCAGAGGCGGCTTGTTTATCTGCAGTTTTTTATAGGCAGGTTTTTTATAGGTAGATTGTAATAAACGACTTGGTCAATCAAACAACTGACTTGAAAAACGAAAAGCTTCCGACTTACATACAAATAGCGCCTTGGCAGGTAAGCTCAAGGCGCTATTATGCTATCTAATGAGTTATTTAAAACTGGATAAACTAAGCAAGGCTCGTTCTCACGCAGTTCTCTAAGAACTGGCTGAATTTGTGGCCATCATGTTCAACCATTTTTGGGAACATGGAAATTGGCGTCATACCTGGGAAGGTATTCACTTCGTTCAGGTAGATCTCATTGTCTTGTGTTAGGAAGAAATCGATACGAGACAAGTGACGAAGCTTCATCTGTGTGAATACCTTGCGGGCGCTGTCTGTAATCAATTCACGTTGTTCATCGGTTAAGTTAGTTGCTTCAACTTCAGTAATTGAGTGGCTGTCTGCACTGTACTTCTCTTCGTAAGAGTAAAATGCGCCATTAGGTGCAATCACCTCGCCTGGCTTACTTATCTGTAGCTCGCCATCGATTTCATAAGCGGCAACTTCTAGCTCTCTTGGCACCACTGATTTCTCAATAAGTACTTGATCAGAAAAGGTAAATGCCTTGTTGATTGCTTCACTTAAATCTTCTACTTGATTGACTTGGTAGCAGCCAACGGAAGATCCCTGACGAGCCGCTTTGACGAACACTTTCCCCCAACTTTCAAAGGCTTGTGTTGCTTGCTCATGAGCTTGTTCAGTGTTATCTGACAAGAACAGATACGGCGTATTTGGGATACCCAGAGCGTCGTACCAAAGTTTTGATGTGATTTTATTGAAGCTGTTGTTGCTTGCTTCAGAACCACAACCTAGGTACGGAATCTTAGCCATTTCAAACAGTGATTGAATGTCACCTGTTTCGCCAGGGAAACCATGAATACAAGGGACAATGAAATCGACTTTAGATTCTAAGTTGTCGCCACGTAAGGTTTGATCGTTAATATCAAGATAAACCAACTCACCAGAATCAAGACACCAGCCTTCGTTTTTAATTTCAACTCTCACAACGTTAAAATCTGCAACGCTATTAAGTTGTTCAAAAAGGTAATTGGCTGAAACGATAGACACTTCATGCTCTGAAGATCCACCGCCGCAAAGTAGAAGGATGTTTGTGGTGTTCATGGGTAAATTCGGTCCTTGAAACTAGGAATACTGACTTCAATGATAAACAAAAGTCGAAATAGGTACAGTGTTTTGAATGCTAAAGTCGTCATCTAAGGAGTGAGCGATTAACTATTAAACAAAACCAACCGTCATAAAACAAAAGAAGGAGCATTTGCTCCTTCTTTATGACTTAAAACTTAGTTTAACTTGTTAAGCGTTGGGTATTCAGAGTTCTTGATGTCATCAATGCTTTTTACGAATGGCTTCAAGTTTTGAAAGCTGGCAGGCAGAGAGGAAATCGCCTTTTTAGCATCTAAGCGTGTCGCGTAGTCACCGTAAAGTACAGTGAACCACTTGGTACCGTTAACCATTTTGTAGTTTTCCCAAATTGGCTGGGAAGTCGTTGGTAGCATTTTCACAAAAGAATCGACTTTGGCTTGGCTGCCAACAGCCACAACTTGAACTGTGTAACCAAAGCGCTGGTTCATGTCTTGTTGCTTCTTGGTTGGAGCTGTGATTGTCGCAACCGGCTTAGCTCTAGTCGTGTGAGTGATTTTTTGTTCTACAGGTGCGGTTCTGACAACGTTAACCACGTTCTCTTCAACAACGGCAGTTTGCTCAGATTGAGATACAACAGGAGCTTCAACTTTAGCCGTTTTGAACTCTTCTTGATAACTATCTGACGTTACGTTGGTAACGTAGTTGTCAGATACACATGCAGCCAAGAGCAGTGGCAAAGTCACAATTGCAAGTTTTTTCATGGAAAGCTCTATATCCTTAATAATAATTACTACTATAAATCATGCCGATACGTCGGTTTAGAATCAAGTTAACTTTAAGATTATACACCATTAGTGGGTGACCTATTTCACAAACTTAATGCAGTGTCTGCTTATTCATCTTAATTCGGTGAATTTGCAATCAACCCGTGAGTGAAAAGTAAGTTACGATGAACTTACGTGCATTGCTAGGATATGTCTATGAATCATCTTGATCCCCTACTTAAACCCCGTTCAATCGCTGTTGTTGGTGCTTCTCAACGAGAAACGCGTGCAGGATATATCGTCATGAACAATTTGTTACACGGGGATTTTAAAGGTGCGGTGATGCCGGTAACACCAAAATACGATTCTGTGGCGGGCGTGCTCTCTTACAAAAACATTCTGTCGCTACCTATTGTTCCTGACCTTGCTATTCTGTGTACCAACGCGACACGCAATGTGACCATTTTTGAAGAGTTAGCCAAGAAAGGCATCGCTTCTGTCATTGTACTCTCCTCCGACATGCAACAGCAAAGTGATAATGGTGAGACGTTTGATGAGAGATGTATTGCAATAGCCAAAGCAAACAATATCCGGGTGCTTGGTTCCAATAGCTTGGGAGTTATTCTTCCGTGGTTAAACTTGAATGCCTCTTTCTCTCCGGTGACGGCGCTGCCAGGTAAAATTGCCTTTGTTTCTCAATCCGCAGCAGTGTGTACCACGATTCTAGATTGGGCGAACGATAAAGAGATCGGCTTCTCTGCGTTTATCTCGATAGGTAATGGCAGTGACATCGAATTCTCGGAGCTGTTGGATTATCTGAGTACCGACTCTCACACCGAAGCAATATTGCTTTATGTCGATAGTATTAAAGATGCGAGGCGCTTTATCTCTGCGGCGCGTGCTGCATCACGGAACCGACGAATTCTGGTACTAAAAGGCGGGCGAACCGCTAAAGGTCGGGCGGCAGCAATGCTACATACTGGCGGTGCCGATACGTTAGATATTATCTATGACTCAGCGATCCGACGCAGCGGCATGTTACGAGTTAAGAACTTACATGAACTGTTTGCAGCGGTAGAGACTCTGACTCATTCAGTGCCATTACGTGGAGAGCGCTTGGCTATTGTGACCAACGGTGGCGGCCCTGCGATCATGGCGGTGGATACCCTTTTTGACCGTGGTGGTAAGCTTGCCGAGTTTTCTGAAGATACGCTAGATAAACTCAATAAGGTTTTGCCATTGAGTTGGTCTCAGAGTAATCCAATCGATATTGTGGGCGATGCCGGTGAGCAACGCTATATCGATACGATAAACATCTTGCTTGATGGTGATGAAGCGGATGCGATTCTTATCATGCACAGCCCTTCTGCGATCGCACATTCAGCTAAAACAGCTGAGCGAATTATTGAAGCCATTAAAAAGCATCCTCGCCATAAGCGATTTAACATCCTAACGAATTGGTCAGGCGAGCTAACAGCAAAGCCAGCACGAAAGTTGTTTACCGAAGCGGGCTTTCCTACCTATCGAACTCCTGAAAGTTCAGTGGTCGCATTCATGCACTTAGTCGAGTACAGACGTAACCAGCGTCAGTTAATGGAAACGCCAACCACGGCAGAAAAAGTCCATATTGAAGATCTAGCAGATGCAAAAAATTGGATAGATCGACAACTACTGGATAAAAACACAGTTAGCCTTGATACCCATCAAAACAGCCAATTTTTTAAGCACTTTAACCTAGATGTATTACCAACTTGGATAGCTTCTGACCCAAGTGAAGCGGTACATATTGCTGAAACGATTGGTTACCCAGTCGCAGTTAAACTACGCTCGCCAGACATTTCACATAAGTCGGACGTGCAAGGAGTCATGCTCAATTTAAGAAACAGCAGTGAAGTTGCGAATGCCGCTCAGGCGATTCTCGATCGATCTCAATTGTCGTTTCCAACCGCTCATATCCATGGATTGTTGATTCAAGGTATGGCCAAGCTCGCGGGCGGCCAAGAGTTGCGTGTTAAGGTCACAACGGACGAAACCTTTGGCCCTATCATTTTACTTGGTCAAGGCGGTTCGGAATGGGACGAATCCATTGACGCTGCTGCAGCCTTTCCACCACTCAATATGACACTGGCACGTTACTTGATCATTCGGGCGATAAAAAGTGGCAAGATTCGTCTGCAAAAACTGCCTAACCCGATTGATATTGAAGGGCTCTCTGAGTTGCTGGTTCGTATATCGCAAATGGTAGTAGATTGCCCTGAAATACATGATTTGGATATCCATCCAGTACTGGCCAACGGTGACAAGTTCACGATACTAGATGCCGATATCATCTTGAAAGCGTACCAAGGCGATCCACAAGAACGTCTTGCGATTCGCCCTTATCCCGTCGAGCTTGAAGAGAATATCGTACTCAAGGACGGCACCGAAGTGTTGCTACGCCCCATTCTTCCTGAAGATGAACCGCTTCATGCTGACTTTATTCATCGTGTATCTAAAGAAGACCTTTACAAACGTTTCTTTAGTGATGTTGGTGAATTCAATCATGAGGCGTTAGCTAACTTTACTCAGATTGACTTTGATAGAGAAATTGCGTTTGTGGTGGTTAGAAAGGAACAAGGTGTGCCCGCAATTATTGGCGTATCGAGAGCGCTGATTAACCCAGAGAACACCGATGCAGAGTTCGCGATTCTGATACGTTCCGATCTGAAAGGTGTCGGATTAGGTCGCATTCTGATGACTAAAGTTATTGACTACTGTCGTTCAAAGCAGACCAAGCAGATGTCGGGCATGACGATGCCAACGAATAGAGGGATGCTGACACTAGCTCAAAAGTTGGGCTTTGAGCTAGATATCAGTTTTGAAGACGGCACTGCAGATATGGTGTTACCGTTACTTTAACGCCCATGTTTTTTTTAGATGTTGAATACACCAAGACTTGGCGTCGCCCATTTTGTTGCGGCGCCAAGCCATGACGATGTCGATAGGCTGTGGTTCGGTACCAGAAATCTGTTGTAGAACGTCAGATTCAATCAGAGGTTTAGCAATACTACTCGGCAAGGTCCCAATCCCTAATCCTGCAGTTAGAGCCTCTACCTTGGCTGGGAAGCTTGTTACGGTCAAACGTGGCTGCTTTTCTAGAATATTGATGCTTAATGCAGGTTGATCTCGAGCGGTATCTGCAATGGCAATAACCCTGTAACTTTCTCTCGCCTTTTGGTTGAACTCACCAGAACGCTTATGAACATAATGTTCTTTTGCCGCAACCCAGACCATTTCCATCTTGCCGATAATGTCACTTTTCATATCATTTGGTATGGTGTCCACCTTTGGGCACACCAATAAATCTGCGCGGCCATCTGAAAGTGATTCCCAACATCCAGCTAGAATTTCTTCTTGTAATCGAACTCGAGTTTTACTTATTTTTCCAAGTTCATCGACTAATGAGAAGAAATTAGCAATCGGAATAATGCCATCAAAGGCAATCGTTAAATCCAACTCCCAGCCATTAGCAAGAATACTCGCGTCATTAACGAGCTGCTCAGTGGCACCAAGAATGATCCTTCCTTGCTCTAATATTAACTGCCCCGCTTCCGTGAAATTTGCACGGTGGCCTGAGCGATCAAAAATCATGATATCTAAGTCTTGTTCAAGCTTCTGGATTTGATAACTCAATGAAGAAGGTGCTCGGTCCATTTCATTAGCCGCTGCCGCGAAACTTCCACGACGATCAATAGCATCTAATATGTGTAAGGCTTCAAGTGTTATTGGACTATGCATAACTTTCCTACTTTGTAAGTGAGATCTAAATCACAAAAAAGAGAAGCATTCACTTGGTGAATGGAACTGAAAAACTCTTTTTAATACATGTGTTTAATGACGATGATTTTTAATTAGTTGATAAAATTGAAAATTATTTAAATGCAAATAATAGTAATTATCATTTAGATCCAATATCATCTTTCGCAAATCAAGATGATATTATGGAACTAAGGTAACTATCAGATGTATAAGCAATCCCTACTCTCTGCTTCAATCGTTTTAGCGCTTTCATCAACATCAGCCTTTGCTGAAGATTATGCCCTATTTGACGAGGTTGTTGTATCAGCAACGCGTACCGAACAAAACAAAGAAGACGTTTCAAGCTCAATTGAATCTGTATCTGCAAAAGATATAGATAATCAAATGTCTAGCGACATAAAGCAAGCTCTTCAATACACGCCAGGAGTAGAAGCTCAAGGCGGTGGGCGTTTTGGTATTTCAGGCTTTAACATCCGCGGTGTTGAAGGTGATCGCGTTAAACTTATGGTTGATGGAGTTCAACAACCTACGCCATATAACCCTGGCGCATCAGAGCAGCGTAAATATTCCAATGCAATCGAAGTCGATACATTAAGCGTTATAGAGGTGAATAAAGGCCCCGCTTCTACGCTTTATGGTTCAGATGCCATTGGTGGTGCAGTACTGCTAAGAACTAAAAATCCAGAGGATATGCTTAGAACTGACGGGGATGAAAACCGTTTTGGCATCAAATCTACTTATACATCAGCAGATGAACAGTTCAAGAACACACTTTCTTGGGCGATGCGTAAAGATAAGTTAGAAACGATCGTTATGGCGACTTACGCTCAAGGCCACGAGACACAGACTCACTCATCAGGAAGCGAAGTTGAAGGTCCAGATCGTGGTGCAGAGAACCCGGCAGATACGGAATTAAGTAATATATTAGCGAAAGCAATCTACAATGTATCAGATTCAAATAAGGTTGGTATTACGGTTGAGCATTACCAACGTCAATATGATGAAGATGAGCTAAACTACAATGGCTATCAGCTTATGCCAGGCTTTGTATATACTGATAATTACAACAAAGACACCAACAAACGTTTTCGTGCAACATTGGAACAACAGCTTAAGCTAAGCTCTTCAATTGCCGACTCTTTAGACTGGTCTCTAAGTTACCAAGACTCAAGCACTCTGAACAAAAACTACGATACAACTCGCTTCAACGGGCGTCGACTTCGTGAACGTGATTCTTCTGATGTAAACATGCAAGTTGATACACAGCTTTCTAAGCTAGTGAATATTGATGGTGCTGATCATGAGTTTACGTATGGTTTCACATATCTCCAAAATGACTTCGAGCTAGAAAACTACGACCATAAGTTTGACCGAGGCACTGTGGCACCGGGTAGCACTGGTATCCCTGATGCAAAAATCACGCAATGGGGTGTATTTGTTCAAGACCAAGCATTTTTCATGGAAGATAAGTTGATTGTAACTGGTGGCCTTCGTTATGACTCATTTGTTGCTGACCCATCAACAGATGAAGGTTACAAGACTCAGTATGAGAAGAATAAAGATGACGCCATCACAGCTAAGTTAGGTTCAGTTTACCACATCAATGACAACCTATCGGTATTTGGTCAAGTTGGACAAGGGTTTAAAGCACCTTCAGTTTACGACCTCTACTACTTCTATACTCG comes from Vibrio syngnathi and encodes:
- a CDS encoding ATP-dependent nuclease, yielding MKIESIRVKNFRSFKDETILLDDYSCFVGSNGAGKSTVMNALNVFFRQFRDSKTDLSKLSKEDFHHKNTQLPIEITVTFNSLSAEAKSDLADYVRQGKLIVTAKAEYDPATERADVKQYGNRMVISGFSAWFDANKQKAKVPELKAIYQNLKNTFSGLADVKTKGDMEVALHDYEAKNPQLCTLVPSEDQFYGASKGANKIAPYLEWVFVSASKDFSEEAEQTKGSALDQLLNRVLGTKVTFKDKVSQLKEEYRVSYKKMLEEEQPALQEISDSLGIKLRKWSNPDASAQIVWNEDPEKSVKIEEPKALVVISEKGFEGELSRFGHGMQRSYLLSVLQELSDANTAKSPTLVIAVEEPELYQHPPQARYLAQLLQELDDSQVMVCTHSPYFIPVERFEYLRVVREEGVPCESKVKSVTYKKLSDTLHGSGQVLLRETGMLAKLYPNLKPEINEMFFCKKLILVEGIEDVAYIRTYIELMGKTDEFRLGGFHIIPVGGKSELLKPIALAKHLGIDVYVVCDADTNKTVEGEVVKHKKDNASILHLLGHDKALHWSEETHRFSNLTMWTHNITVTIGPEFGPKWKGFEDKAAAHYGNAKGLKKNPLAVSKALIEAWDSGCRSQELQNLVYRILQLGTEVEVKMDSAIEEPTTV
- a CDS encoding ISNCY family transposase, which produces MSEKDIYRFKVLTDVREKRLRQVDAAVILNLSARHIRRLMNRLRKYGASGLAHRARGKPSNHRYSSDYRNAVLSLVRENYSDFSPTLAQEKLSELHNLPVSNETLRQWMIADGLWLPHAQRKPRVYQPRYRRDCLGELILIDGSHHDWFEGRSDKCCLLVFIDDATGRLMNLRFSETESAFDYMLATREYLNEHGKPIAFYSDKHSIFRVNQEKHKQVGQTQYGRVLKELAIELICANSSQAKGRVERANLTLQDRLVKEMRLQGINTIEQANTWLPYFIADFNHRFAKPAQYPKDMHRPVRESKQELDDIFSWQESRKLSKSLTFQYDKVIYLIEPTEENSRLTHETVKVLDYPNGEIAIQYGHRKLEFKTFDKLEHVQQTQIVDNKRLGQVLKFAQQQQQEFEQQQQRTRSKKAPKRRAQQRALQTAPRTINPVLTEPFKASSQKT
- the yciH gene encoding stress response translation initiation inhibitor YciH, with translation MSLVYSTETGRIKPEEEKVQRPKGDGIVRIQKETKGRKGKGVSIVTGLDLDDAPLKLMAAELKKVCGCGGSAKDGNIEIQGDARDKLKAHLEKKGYKVKFAGG
- a CDS encoding DUF3319 domain-containing protein, with the translated sequence MANSVYRGVPLQSADANNTVWRAKLKNNIIQGNLPAVKKSIDWWIDTATLIDPKEFTALNRSRASGGGLTENFHGYQIKNDTGEPNAWYCMFNGRLIKGGKIAIQRHIEAFLLAKQKAAQQKK
- a CDS encoding tyrosine-type recombinase/integrase codes for the protein MRKKVPILTDSVTINSFVEKLNSHATIEIIDELTGYQYSRNSLLGIYSDWNRYHAFCTKNRINTLPASITAVRRFLETESSERKFASLKRYTATLSMLHTVFSFSNPIKHRQVRFTLLHLQARMAGDAKQTNAMTSTHLTELNTLLSHEKSSLKEIRDIAIYNVMFECALKRSELKTLLMDNVDSVENDYQITIKDSVYRLSRVASAALERWFSFTGTQDELPVFRAIDKHENISLQPLDDSSIYRILRRASDLLQLADNHHFSGNSIRVGAAQELSKQGLKVREIQDFGRWLSPAMPAQYVGYSGTSESEKMKFKALIPWQ
- a CDS encoding D-alanine--D-alanine ligase → MNTTNILLLCGGGSSEHEVSIVSANYLFEQLNSVADFNVVRVEIKNEGWCLDSGELVYLDINDQTLRGDNLESKVDFIVPCIHGFPGETGDIQSLFEMAKIPYLGCGSEASNNSFNKITSKLWYDALGIPNTPYLFLSDNTEQAHEQATQAFESWGKVFVKAARQGSSVGCYQVNQVEDLSEAINKAFTFSDQVLIEKSVVPRELEVAAYEIDGELQISKPGEVIAPNGAFYSYEEKYSADSHSITEVEATNLTDEQRELITDSARKVFTQMKLRHLSRIDFFLTQDNEIYLNEVNTFPGMTPISMFPKMVEHDGHKFSQFLENCVRTSLA
- a CDS encoding SPOR domain-containing protein, yielding MKKLAIVTLPLLLAACVSDNYVTNVTSDSYQEEFKTAKVEAPVVSQSEQTAVVEENVVNVVRTAPVEQKITHTTRAKPVATITAPTKKQQDMNQRFGYTVQVVAVGSQAKVDSFVKMLPTTSQPIWENYKMVNGTKWFTVLYGDYATRLDAKKAISSLPASFQNLKPFVKSIDDIKNSEYPTLNKLN